One Pseudobutyrivibrio xylanivorans genomic window, GCCTGAGCCAAGGTAGATTCCAACATATCTAGTGGTACCTACCGCCCTCTCAAAAATCTGCCCCAGCAAAAATAAAAGTAGCATATTATTTGCCAAATGCTCGATTCCAAAATGCATAAAGGTAGCTGTAACAAGGCGGTACCACTCATGATTATATAAAACAAGATACGGATTCATAGCACCATTATTTAACATAAAGGCACCATTCTCCGTATCTCCAATAAATTCCAGCACAATAAAGACAATTATATTAATTGCCACAAGCACAAATGTAACTGGACCGTTTTTAGGATTTAAAAAATCTTCTTTATTACTTTTCACACTAAGCAAGCATTTCCTGTGGCATGCGGCTTAACAGCTGACTCATAGCCACTTTATGCTTATCCTCCATCTCTGTAAGTGGGAGTCTTAGACTTCCTACATTAAATCCTAACATATTCATAGTGGATTTAACAGGGATTGGATTTACCTCGCAGAAAAGCGCATCTACAAGCTCGAGATAATCAAGCTGAAGTTTGCGAGCTTTGTTTTCATTTCCCTCAAGGTATGACATAACCATGTCGTGTGTCCCTTTTGGGGCAACATTTGAAAGCACGGAAATAACTCCTATTCCGCCAAGTGAAAGAATTGGGACTATCTGGTCGTCATTTCCTGAATATATATCAAGGCATCCGCGGCAAAGGCTTGCAAGCTTTGTAATCTGAGAAATATCGCCACAAGCTTCCTTAATACCAACAATATTTTTATTCTCAAGTCCAAGCTTCATAGCAGTCTCTGGCAAAATATTGCAGCCAGTACGACTAGGCACGTTGTACATAATGATTGGAAGGTCGATTTCCTTTGCAATTGTAGAATAGTGCTGGTACAAACCATCCTGTGTTGCCTTGTTATAAAATGGTGTAACAATAAGAAGTCCATCTACTCCAAGAGCCTGAATCTTCTTTGAAAAATCAATTACAAGACGAGTAGAATTACCGCCAGAGCCTGCAATAACAGGGATTCGGTGATTTACTCTCTTAACTGTAAATTCAATAACAGAAAGCTTCTCTTCCTCGCTCATTGTTGCTGGCTCACCTGTAGTACCGCACACAATAATAGCATCTGTTCCGCCTTCAATCTGTCTGTCAATTAGAGTTCCAAGCATGTCATAATTTACGGTTTCATCTTCATTGAATGGAGTGATTAATGCTACTCCTGCACCTCTAAATAATGTCATTGCCGTCCTCCTTAATAATCTCTGCAATGAGCTCTCGCTCGTCCATATGGTGCTTAACACCCTTAATTTCCTGATAATCCTCGTGGCCCTTACCTGCAAGAACGATGATGTCACCGTCCTTTGCATTTGTAAGACAATATCTAATGGCTTCCTTACGGTCTGGCACTGTTACGTACTCACCATCAGCCTTCTTAACACCGATTAAGATGTCGTTAATAATATCCATAGGCTCCTCGTTACGTGGGTTGTCAGATGTGACAACTGTAAGATCTGCAAGCTTTGAGCTAACCTCACCCATTTCGTAACGGCGGCTCTTTGCGCGGTTTCCACCACATCCAAACATACACACAAGTCTGCCTGGCTCGTAAGCCCTGAGTGTTGTAAGAAGGCTCTCAAGTGCCATGGCATTATGTGCATAGTCAATCATAACTGTAAACTTGCTTGAAACTGGAACAAGCTCGATACGCCCCTTTACATGCACATTCATAAGTGCTGACTTAATCTTGTCCTCAGCTACATTAAACTGCTTGCAGATAGCAACAGCAGTAAGTGAATTATAAACAGAAAATGCACCTGGTACATTTACCTCTACTGTCATATCTTCCTTGCCAGTTATGTGGTAACGAACTCCAAGAGCACCGTTTTCATTAAGAAGCTCTACATTTTCAGCAATAAGGTCGTTGTCCTTGCCGTAGCCGTATTTGATAACCTCACAAGTGTGTCCCTTAAGGATGCCTTCGATGTGCTCGCTGTCTCCGTTGAAGATACCTGTCTTACACTGCTGGAAAAGTAAGCTCTTGCAGTACATATAGTCCTCGAAATCCTTGTGCTCATTGTCACCGATGTGGTCTGGCTCAAGGTTTGTAAATACACCAATGTCAAAAGTGAAACCTGAAACTCTGTGAAGCATAAGTGCCTGTGAGCTAACCTCCATAACTACTGCATCAAGCCCAGCCTCTACCATCTGAGCAAAAAGCTCCTGTACACGGTAAGACTCTGGAGTAGTGTTAACTGCAGGAATACGCTCGTCACCTACGATAGACTCGATTGTTCCGATAAGACCTGTCTTGATTCCTGCACTATCGAGAATAGACTTTACCATATATGTGGTAGTAGTCTTTCCCTTTGTACCAGTGATACCGATAGTCTTAAGCTTTTCAGCTGGATGACCAAAGTATGCTGCTGATGTATATGCAAGCGCCTCACGGCTGTTCTTAACTTTAATATATGTGATACCATCAACTGGCTCTACATCCTTCTCGATGATGATTACGCTTGCACCCTTTTCGATTACATCAGGGATGAAATCATGAGCATCTCTAACTGTACCTGAGATACAAACGAATACGCTATCCTTTTCTACTTTTCTTGAATCATATGTAAGTGTGCTGATTTCACGATCAAGCTCACCTGCATAAAGTTCGTAATTTAATTTATCTAATAACTCAACTAATTTCATATTAAACCTCGATTTCTCCATTAAAGACTTCAGTTGCTGGTCCTGTCATGAATACGTGATTTGTCGCGCGGTCGTATTCGATTGTAAGGTCGCCACCTCTTAAGTGAACTAATACCTTATCATCTGTCTTTCCATTTAAGATACATGCCATAACAGTGGCGCAAGTTCCTGTTCCGCAAGCCCAAGTCTCGGCAGAGCCTCGCTCCCAAACTCGCATATTTGCCTCTGTTCTTGAAAGCACCTGAACAAACTCAGTGTTTGTGCGCTTTGGGAATCTCTCGTGATTCTCAAACTGTGGGCCATACTTTTCAAGCTCAAAATGCTCTGTATCATCTACGAATATAACTGCGTGTGGGTTTCCCATGGAAACGCAAGTCATATTCCAAGTCTTTCCACCAACCTCGATTGGAGCATCGATTACCTTATCTCCATCTGCAACTACTGGAATCTGCGAAGGCTCAAGAATTGGCTCACCCATATCTACGCGAACCTGCTGCACATTACCATTTTCTACATATAATGTGAGATATTTGATGCCTGCTCCTGACTCAACTGAAATCTCAGTCTTGTCTGTAAGCTTATGATCGTAAACATATTTTGCTACGCAGCGGATGCCGTTTCCGCACATCTCAGCCTCTGAGCCATCTGCGTTATATATTCTCATTCTGAAATCTGCTACATCACTTGGTCCTATTGTGATAAGGCCATCTGAGCCTATTCCGAAATGTCTGTCACTAACTTTAGTAGAAACTTCTGCTGGGTTTTCAACCTTCTCTTCAAAGAGATTTACATATACGTAATCGTTACCGCAGCCGTGCATTTTTGTAAATTTCATATTTGTCCTTTCGAATCTAATCGACAGTTCTTTTATCTTAATTTAAGTATATACCGCACTTTCTAAAGCGATAATATCAGTTAGTGTTTAAAATGTTGCAAATAGTGCTATTGAGTTTTATACTCAAGGTGGAATAATACTATGGAATTGTGAAGAAAGGATGACGTCATGACCGAATACAGCAAAAAAGGTTACCTATATTCCAACTTCAAAATTTTCCATTTATCAGATTCAAACCTTGGTGAAATTGATTTTCATTATCACGATTTCCACAAGGTTTTAATCCACCTATCTGGGAATACGTCCTATTCTATAGAAGGACAGAATTTTGATTTACAGGCAAACGATATTGTCTTTGTAAATGCCGGCGAAGTTCATCGCCCAATTTTCCATGATAATTCCACTTACGAGCGAATTATCATATATATATCTAAGGAGTTTTTGGCTGAATATAGCCAAACTGATAATGATTTATCCTATTGCTTTAGAAATGCAATAGAGAATGGTTCACATGTTTTGCGACTCCATTCCTTTAAGAATTCTCGTGTAGCTGCCACAGTAGGCAAGCTTACTTCAAATCTTGGAAAAGATGATTATGCAAACGAACTTTTCATGCAGGTACTCTTCCTTGAATTTATGGTAGAGCTAAATCGCGCTGCCATAAGTAATGAGGTGGAATATCTATCTACAAGCTATTCTGGCAGCAAAATCAATTCCATCATTAATTATATTAATGAAAACCTAACATCAGATTTATCAGTTGATGCTATAGCAGGACAGTTCTACCTTTCCCGCTACTATCTCATGCATACCTTCAAGGATGAGACTGGCTACACCATCGGCAACTACATCACTATCAAGCGCCTAGCCCTAGCTCAGTCATTAATCGACGCTGGCAAGCCAATCGCTGATGCCGCAGAACAATCTGGCTTTGGTACCTATTCCACTTTCCTGCGTGCATACAAAAAGACCTATGGCACCAGCCCTAAAAAGAAGGCGGCGTCACAGGCCTCACTGTCATTTTAATTTATATTGTCTGATGCTGAACAAACTCCTTAAAAAATGGAAGAGCAAAACATAATCTTCCATAGGCCCCATCTGACTTAAGAATCCCGGAGTTTTCCAACGTACTTTGATATGATGAAAAATTATTTGAATCCATCTGGATGCTCTCTCTTACTGTCTTAACAGATACATTATCCTCAAAACCTGAAATTGCTCCTGATACTTTTTGTTCTGCAGGGGATAATTCTTCCCATATCTTCT contains:
- the dapA gene encoding 4-hydroxy-tetrahydrodipicolinate synthase is translated as MTLFRGAGVALITPFNEDETVNYDMLGTLIDRQIEGGTDAIIVCGTTGEPATMSEEEKLSVIEFTVKRVNHRIPVIAGSGGNSTRLVIDFSKKIQALGVDGLLIVTPFYNKATQDGLYQHYSTIAKEIDLPIIMYNVPSRTGCNILPETAMKLGLENKNIVGIKEACGDISQITKLASLCRGCLDIYSGNDDQIVPILSLGGIGVISVLSNVAPKGTHDMVMSYLEGNENKARKLQLDYLELVDALFCEVNPIPVKSTMNMLGFNVGSLRLPLTEMEDKHKVAMSQLLSRMPQEMLA
- a CDS encoding UDP-N-acetylmuramoyl-L-alanyl-D-glutamate--2,6-diaminopimelate ligase: MKLVELLDKLNYELYAGELDREISTLTYDSRKVEKDSVFVCISGTVRDAHDFIPDVIEKGASVIIIEKDVEPVDGITYIKVKNSREALAYTSAAYFGHPAEKLKTIGITGTKGKTTTTYMVKSILDSAGIKTGLIGTIESIVGDERIPAVNTTPESYRVQELFAQMVEAGLDAVVMEVSSQALMLHRVSGFTFDIGVFTNLEPDHIGDNEHKDFEDYMYCKSLLFQQCKTGIFNGDSEHIEGILKGHTCEVIKYGYGKDNDLIAENVELLNENGALGVRYHITGKEDMTVEVNVPGAFSVYNSLTAVAICKQFNVAEDKIKSALMNVHVKGRIELVPVSSKFTVMIDYAHNAMALESLLTTLRAYEPGRLVCMFGCGGNRAKSRRYEMGEVSSKLADLTVVTSDNPRNEEPMDIINDILIGVKKADGEYVTVPDRKEAIRYCLTNAKDGDIIVLAGKGHEDYQEIKGVKHHMDERELIAEIIKEDGNDII
- the dapF gene encoding diaminopimelate epimerase, encoding MKFTKMHGCGNDYVYVNLFEEKVENPAEVSTKVSDRHFGIGSDGLITIGPSDVADFRMRIYNADGSEAEMCGNGIRCVAKYVYDHKLTDKTEISVESGAGIKYLTLYVENGNVQQVRVDMGEPILEPSQIPVVADGDKVIDAPIEVGGKTWNMTCVSMGNPHAVIFVDDTEHFELEKYGPQFENHERFPKRTNTEFVQVLSRTEANMRVWERGSAETWACGTGTCATVMACILNGKTDDKVLVHLRGGDLTIEYDRATNHVFMTGPATEVFNGEIEV
- a CDS encoding AraC family transcriptional regulator, translated to MTEYSKKGYLYSNFKIFHLSDSNLGEIDFHYHDFHKVLIHLSGNTSYSIEGQNFDLQANDIVFVNAGEVHRPIFHDNSTYERIIIYISKEFLAEYSQTDNDLSYCFRNAIENGSHVLRLHSFKNSRVAATVGKLTSNLGKDDYANELFMQVLFLEFMVELNRAAISNEVEYLSTSYSGSKINSIINYINENLTSDLSVDAIAGQFYLSRYYLMHTFKDETGYTIGNYITIKRLALAQSLIDAGKPIADAAEQSGFGTYSTFLRAYKKTYGTSPKKKAASQASLSF